CCGAGTTCGTTTAAGACTCCGAAAAACCTACTTAAAAACTTTTGAAAAGGAACATATTCCCCGAAAGGAACAAGATGACTTTTTTTGTGAATAGCAGTATATCCCTCGACATCAGGCCTGAAAGAAAAAATAGCATTAAAAAATCTGCCGCTTCCATCACTGTATGGAGCACCTATAATACTGAATCCTCCCGCAGTCTGCGTTATTCTTTTTACCGTTTTATATGTCTGCTTATCCCAAGGCAAAAAATCCGGCAGAGCAGTTTCCGGCCATGCTATCAAATCCGGTTTAACTTCGGAAGCTTCAAAAGCATATTTTTCAAGATCGAACAAGATATCGTCTTTATAACTTTGATCCCATTTTTTATATTGATCAACATTAGGCTGTACTATAACCGCCGTAAAAGTTTCATCTCCAAAATACTTAAATTTGTCCAGTCTGAACACGCCAAAAACAGAAACCAAGACAATAAGAAGAAAAGCGGTCAATAAATATTTATTTCCTTTATTGCTGGAAATCCAGAAATAAAAAAACATATTGCATATTACTAATAAGAAAGATATTCCATAAACTGCACTAAATTCCGCTATTTGTATTATTTCAGTAAATTCATACTGGGAGTATCCTATAAGCATCCATGGAAAACCAGTTAAAAGGTAGGTGCGTGCATATTCCAGCAACACCCATGCACAAGCCGCAAAAACAGATATAACCCATGTACAGGAAAAATATCTTTTTGATACATTAACAAAAAAACTCCAGACTGCCCAATATAAACTGAGATACACCCAAAGCGCACACGAAGCGGCAAAAGCCTGGACATAAGAATCCGTGTTAAATTTCAGCATAGGAATAAGCCAGTAAAGACCAACGGCATTAAAAACAAATCCGGATGCAAAACCAAATATAAGCGAATTTTGTACAGAGGAATGCATTAAAATGCTGACTAAAGGGATAAGCGCTATCCATGCTAAAAAGAACAGATTCATTTTTGGAAAAGACACGGCAAGTGCAGCTCCGCTCAATGTACTTAATATAATATATTTACAAGTTTGCCTTAGCGCCATTTTTTGATTTATACCTTTTGAAAAAAGTAACCGCCATAAAAAGCGCGACAAAAACAATACATATTTTTATAAAAACATCTCCATA
The window above is part of the Candidatus Endomicrobium procryptotermitis genome. Proteins encoded here:
- the lnt gene encoding apolipoprotein N-acyltransferase: MALRQTCKYIILSTLSGAALAVSFPKMNLFFLAWIALIPLVSILMHSSVQNSLIFGFASGFVFNAVGLYWLIPMLKFNTDSYVQAFAASCALWVYLSLYWAVWSFFVNVSKRYFSCTWVISVFAACAWVLLEYARTYLLTGFPWMLIGYSQYEFTEIIQIAEFSAVYGISFLLVICNMFFYFWISSNKGNKYLLTAFLLIVLVSVFGVFRLDKFKYFGDETFTAVIVQPNVDQYKKWDQSYKDDILFDLEKYAFEASEVKPDLIAWPETALPDFLPWDKQTYKTVKRITQTAGGFSIIGAPYSDGSGRFFNAIFSFRPDVEGYTAIHKKSHLVPFGEYVPFQKFLSRFFGVLNELGNFVEGKDAKIFTDNKIYSGATLCSENFFPDISRRFCLNGAKVLTNHTNDAWFFDTAAPYQHFMMNIFRAVENRKAVIIAANSGVSGIIEASGRITNSTKVMKSALISGEFLQNDYLSFYTLHGDLFVKLCALVMVFLFIVILIIRSVQCLKHKRKESTD